The sequence AGCGGAGAAGTAAGTGTATTTTTCCCAACAGGTCATGCAGTAGCTATGGAAACGGAAGACGGAGCAGAAATACTCATGCATGTAGGAATAGATACAGTACAGCTAAAAGGAAAACATTTTTACCCTAAAGTAGCTGAAGGAGCTATAGTAGAGGCAGGAGACTTATTGCTGGAATTTGATATGGATATGATAAAAAAAGAGGGGTACTCACTGCATACGCCGGTTATTATATCTAATTCAGATGATTATAGTGAAGTAATAAATACTGGGAAAGAAAAAATAAACTTTAGTGAAGAATTATTAAGAATAATATTATAAAAAAGGAGTGGTATAAATGAATAGAAGTGAATTTCCTAAGGGATTTTTATGGGGAGGAGCAACAGCTGCAAACCAATGTGAAGGAGCGTATAACAAAGATGGAAAAGGTCTTTGTATTGCAGATATATTACCAGGTGGGAAGGAAAGGTTTAAAATAATTAACCAACCGGATTTTGACTTTGAAATAGACAGGGAAAAAAATGTATATCCTAACCATGAAGGTATAGATTTTTATAACAATTATAAGGAAGATATTAAATTATTTGCTGAGATGGGATTCAAAGTGTTTCGTATGTCTATAAACTGGAGCAGGATCTTTCCTAATGGCGATGAAAAACTACCAAATGAAAAGGGCTTAGAATTTTATGATAGGGTAGTAGACGAACTATTAAGTTATGGAATAGAACCACTTATTACCCTTTCTCACTATGAAATGCCCCTTAACCTGACAAAAAAATATGGAGCCTGGAAGAATAAAAAAGTAATAGGGTTCTTTGAAAACTATACAAAGGTAGTATTTGATAGATATATTAGCAGGGTAAAATATTTCCTTACATTTAATGAAATTAATAGTGCTTTTCACTTTCCATTATTTTCATTGGGATTCATAGATAATAACAAGGAAACGAAAGAAGCAAATCTGTATAAAGCCATGCATAACCAGTTTGTTGCCGGGGCAAAAGCAATAAAATATGCTAAAAGCTTAAGAAAAGATGTGCAGATAGGGTGCATGTCTATAATCCTACCTATGTATGGGTATGATTCAAACCCGTTAAACCAAAGAGAATCTCAGAAAGAGGAGATGAAATTTGTTGATTTTCCATTGGATGTACAGGTAAGGGGTCGTTATCCTAGTTTTATATTAAAAGAATTAGAAAGGAAAAACATTACCCTTGAAAGTACAGATGAAGAGATGAAATTAATTGCAGAAAATACTGTAGATTTTATTTCAGCTAGTTATTATATGTCTGGAACTATAACTGTAGATGAAGATATGAATAAAACTAGTGGAAATATGTTAGCTGGAGTTAAGAATCCGTTCTTGGAAGCCAGTGAATGGGGATGGGAAGTAGACCCAATAGGGCTTAACATTATCCTACAAAGGTTGTATAACAAATATGAGTTACCACTATTCGTAGTAGAAAATGGATTAGGGGCAAAAGATAAGGTAGAAGAGGATGGAAGTATCATAGATAATTATAGAATAGATTACTTAAAAAGTCATATTAGTAGTATCAAAACTGCTATAGATGATGGGGTAGAAGTGATGGGATATACACCTTGGGGATGTATAGATTTGGTAAGTGCTAGTACTGGTGAGATGTCAAAAAGATATGGACTCATCTATGTCGATAAAGACGATGATGGCAATGGGACAAACAAAAGACTGAAGAAGAAAAGTTTTCATTGGTATAAAAATATCATAGAAAGAAATAGTTTATAAAGAGTTTTAAAAAAAATATAGGGAGATTAATATGATGAAAAAAATAGTAATAATTTTATCTTTAATATTAGCAGTTACAGGATGTACTAGCACAGGAACAAGCGAAAAACTGGTAGATAATGGGGTAGCTGTCAATAAAAGATTGGAAAGACCTATGAGAATATTAATGATTAATGATGATGGTTATGATGCTCTTGGAGCTCAGATGTTGTATGAAGAATTAGAGTCTAAAGGGCACGAAGTATGGATAGTGGCTCCTATTGATAATCAGAGTGGAGCTGGGACTTCTATTAAATGGAATAAGAAACCTCATAAATTGGTAAAATATGGAGAGAGAAAATATGCCTTTGAAGGGAGTCCGACAGATTGTTTTAAGGTAGCAGTCAACCTATTAATGGATGAAAAGCCTGATTTAGTAATATCTGGAGTAAATGATGGACCTAACTTTGGAGAGGTGCAGTTTAACTCTGGAACTGTAGGAGGAGCAGCCAGAGCAATAAGACATGGTTATCCATCTATGGCAGTTAGTTTGGTATACTATGGCGGTGACGATGAAAACTTAGGTTCACATCTAGAACCGGCAGTAGACTATACGGCAAATATAGTTGAAAAATTATCAGATGAATGGAAAGCAGGCAGGATGATTATGCCATTAGGAACTGGAATAAGTATCAATTATCCACTAGGGAGTGTAAAAGGTTTAAAATTTATAGGGAATGAAAATGTATATACAGATTTTCAAAACTATAAATATGGCGAAGATGGCAAAATCTATAACTACAATGATATGGAAAAATTTTCTGCTGAGATAAAAGATATAAGTATAGAAACAGACTTGACTGAATCTAACAGAGGATATATAACTGTTACGGTAATAGATGGTGATTGGGATGCCAGCGGAGTAAAAGCAGAGTATATGGAAGAGGTATTAAAGGGAATCCAATTTTGATATAAAAGAACTGCAGCCTGTAAGGCTGCAGTTCTTAATTTTATTCAAGTATAATATCAACTGCTTTAACAACCCCATCAACTTGTTTTTGATAAATAGATAATTTTTTCATATTCTCTTTATAACTAATATCTCCTAGAATTCTTTCTACTTTTTCTCGAACTTCCTCTGGATCAATATCATGTTTTATCTGCATAATACCTGCACCATGTTTTTC comes from Psychrilyobacter piezotolerans and encodes:
- a CDS encoding glycoside hydrolase family 1 protein, translated to MNRSEFPKGFLWGGATAANQCEGAYNKDGKGLCIADILPGGKERFKIINQPDFDFEIDREKNVYPNHEGIDFYNNYKEDIKLFAEMGFKVFRMSINWSRIFPNGDEKLPNEKGLEFYDRVVDELLSYGIEPLITLSHYEMPLNLTKKYGAWKNKKVIGFFENYTKVVFDRYISRVKYFLTFNEINSAFHFPLFSLGFIDNNKETKEANLYKAMHNQFVAGAKAIKYAKSLRKDVQIGCMSIILPMYGYDSNPLNQRESQKEEMKFVDFPLDVQVRGRYPSFILKELERKNITLESTDEEMKLIAENTVDFISASYYMSGTITVDEDMNKTSGNMLAGVKNPFLEASEWGWEVDPIGLNIILQRLYNKYELPLFVVENGLGAKDKVEEDGSIIDNYRIDYLKSHISSIKTAIDDGVEVMGYTPWGCIDLVSASTGEMSKRYGLIYVDKDDDGNGTNKRLKKKSFHWYKNIIERNSL
- the surE gene encoding 5'/3'-nucleotidase SurE; translated protein: MKKIVIILSLILAVTGCTSTGTSEKLVDNGVAVNKRLERPMRILMINDDGYDALGAQMLYEELESKGHEVWIVAPIDNQSGAGTSIKWNKKPHKLVKYGERKYAFEGSPTDCFKVAVNLLMDEKPDLVISGVNDGPNFGEVQFNSGTVGGAARAIRHGYPSMAVSLVYYGGDDENLGSHLEPAVDYTANIVEKLSDEWKAGRMIMPLGTGISINYPLGSVKGLKFIGNENVYTDFQNYKYGEDGKIYNYNDMEKFSAEIKDISIETDLTESNRGYITVTVIDGDWDASGVKAEYMEEVLKGIQF